The proteins below are encoded in one region of Pseudonocardia sp. DSM 110487:
- a CDS encoding universal stress protein has product MPAYRTIVVGTDGSATSFNAVDRAAAVASDSEAELVIVCAFTPPSREDTAEAEDALKDEAYLVVGWTPAEETLRTAEERAAAAGARTIRTLAVDGPPVDVLRKAVRDTGADLLVVGNRGLNTLSGRLLGSVPSDVARRAGIDVLIVHTT; this is encoded by the coding sequence ATGCCCGCCTACCGCACCATCGTCGTCGGTACCGACGGTTCCGCCACGTCGTTCAACGCCGTCGACCGCGCCGCCGCCGTCGCCAGCGACAGCGAGGCCGAGCTCGTCATCGTCTGCGCCTTCACGCCCCCCTCCCGGGAGGACACGGCCGAGGCCGAGGACGCCCTCAAGGACGAGGCCTACCTCGTGGTCGGCTGGACGCCCGCCGAGGAGACGCTGCGCACCGCCGAGGAGCGCGCCGCGGCGGCGGGCGCGCGCACGATCCGGACGCTCGCCGTCGACGGCCCGCCCGTCGACGTGCTGCGCAAGGCGGTCCGTGACACCGGCGCCGACCTGCTCGTCGTCGGCAACCGCGGCCTCAACACCCTCAGTGGGCGCCTGCTCGGCTCCGTGCCGTCGGACGTGGCGCGCCGCGCAGGCATCGACGTGCTGATCGTCCACACGACGTGA
- a CDS encoding lycopene cyclase family protein, which produces MHPDPDVLVVGGGPAGRALAAAVAERGLRTVLLDPAPEAPWRATYGCWAEELPAHLPASVLAARAAGRAIALSEHRLGWDYAVLDVPALRAHLDGELARHGVEVRAGRATGWEAGAVRLGGGEELRAAVVVDAGGHRQPLRAGDRRGSAAEQTAAGVVVDEATAAPLVTPGEALFMDWRPDHGEDGWPTFLYGIPLGGGAVLLEETSLARRPGLPLPVLRRRLHARLARHGIAAPPDAATESVRFPVDSPRHRTHGVLAFGAAAPLVHPASGFSVATSLRLAPAVADAIAAAPAMSPAKSIAAARSVVWPRGAAAVHRFRRVGLEALLRMPPAEVPAFFETFFALPARHRWCYLTERANVRGTAATMRALYGRADWRMRARLIAPAVLPPTRV; this is translated from the coding sequence GTGCACCCTGATCCCGACGTGCTCGTCGTCGGCGGCGGGCCTGCCGGGCGGGCCCTCGCCGCCGCCGTCGCCGAGCGCGGGTTGCGGACGGTGCTGCTCGACCCCGCTCCAGAGGCGCCGTGGCGGGCCACCTATGGCTGCTGGGCCGAGGAGCTGCCCGCCCACCTGCCTGCCTCGGTGCTGGCGGCCCGCGCAGCGGGACGGGCGATCGCGCTCTCCGAGCACCGGCTGGGCTGGGACTACGCGGTCCTGGACGTCCCCGCGCTGCGCGCCCACCTCGACGGCGAGCTGGCCCGGCACGGCGTGGAGGTCCGCGCGGGACGCGCCACCGGATGGGAGGCCGGCGCCGTCCGGCTGGGCGGTGGCGAGGAGCTGCGGGCCGCGGTCGTCGTCGACGCGGGCGGGCACCGCCAGCCACTGCGCGCCGGTGACCGGCGCGGGAGCGCGGCCGAACAGACCGCCGCTGGCGTGGTCGTCGACGAGGCGACGGCCGCGCCGCTCGTCACACCGGGCGAGGCACTGTTCATGGACTGGCGCCCCGACCACGGGGAGGACGGCTGGCCCACCTTCCTCTACGGCATCCCGCTCGGCGGCGGCGCCGTGCTTCTCGAGGAGACCTCGCTCGCCCGCCGCCCGGGCCTGCCGCTCCCGGTGTTGCGCAGGCGGCTGCACGCGCGGCTCGCGCGGCACGGCATCGCCGCTCCCCCGGACGCGGCCACCGAGTCCGTCCGCTTCCCGGTCGACTCCCCCCGCCACCGCACCCATGGCGTACTCGCCTTCGGCGCGGCCGCCCCGCTCGTGCACCCGGCGAGCGGGTTCTCCGTGGCCACCTCGTTACGGCTCGCGCCGGCGGTCGCGGACGCCATCGCCGCCGCGCCCGCGATGAGCCCCGCGAAAAGCATCGCCGCCGCGCGCTCGGTCGTCTGGCCGCGCGGGGCGGCCGCCGTGCACCGGTTCCGGCGGGTCGGCCTCGAAGCGCTGTTGCGGATGCCGCCTGCCGAGGTGCCGGCGTTCTTCGAGACGTTCTTCGCGCTCCCGGCGCGGCATCGCTGGTGCTATCTCACCGAGCGTGCGAACGTGCGCGGCACCGCGGCCACCATGCGCGCTCTCTACGGCAGGGCCGACTGGCGTATGCGCGCCCGGCTGATCGCACCAGCCGTGCTTCCCCCGACCAGGGTGTGA
- a CDS encoding deoxyguanosinetriphosphate triphosphohydrolase family protein, with amino-acid sequence MADHSVLEQPVRPSARADRRSGVGESGAGLAASPFRVDRDRIAASPYFARLAGVTQVVSPTGGGLLLHNRLTHSLQVAQVARAIAERLAAEAGPLLDRLGGCDPDVVEAAALAHDLGHPPFGHLGEQVLDRVGRELLGLPDGFEGNAQSFRVITTIDLHGPGGAGLDLTAAVRAAVLKYPWARRGHPDPHPSAAPTPPRGAGPLPGAPDAGSAKFSCYLTELDDLVDSRDAVARAVGPWQQTVEAAVMDTADDVAYAIHDLEDFHRVGVLAQPGVAAELGGWLRDRGGLAAADPSALGSLRPGADLERLRRRLHTKDAWAFDDEAFAAAVAVVREELVDGLLAVPFDGSMAAERAVAEFSARWTARLVAGVRVLPEPPVRAAPVALATGPWHEVAVLKFVHRRFVLQRADLASHQRGQATVLTGLVGALADWLSGDDEVRLPPRLHDLVALAHAEYRGLAADERLGPDPDVDALARGRAVVDYVASLTDGQAGALLDVLTGRSARLWVDAVAL; translated from the coding sequence GTGGCGGATCACTCCGTGCTCGAACAACCAGTCCGCCCATCCGCGCGCGCGGATCGGCGTTCCGGGGTGGGGGAGAGCGGCGCAGGGCTGGCCGCCAGCCCGTTCCGCGTCGACCGGGACCGGATCGCGGCGTCGCCGTACTTCGCGCGCCTCGCCGGCGTGACGCAGGTGGTGAGCCCGACCGGCGGCGGGCTGTTGCTGCACAACCGGCTCACCCACAGTCTTCAGGTCGCGCAGGTGGCGCGGGCCATCGCCGAACGGCTCGCCGCCGAGGCCGGCCCGCTCCTCGACCGGCTCGGCGGCTGCGACCCCGACGTCGTCGAGGCGGCCGCGCTCGCCCACGACCTGGGCCACCCGCCGTTCGGGCACCTCGGTGAGCAGGTGCTCGACCGGGTCGGCCGCGAGCTGCTCGGGCTGCCCGACGGGTTCGAGGGCAACGCGCAGAGCTTCCGCGTGATCACGACGATCGACCTGCACGGACCGGGCGGCGCAGGCCTCGACCTCACCGCCGCCGTCCGGGCGGCCGTGCTCAAGTACCCGTGGGCCCGCCGCGGCCACCCGGATCCGCATCCGAGCGCGGCACCGACCCCGCCGCGCGGCGCCGGCCCGCTGCCGGGCGCACCGGACGCGGGGTCGGCCAAGTTCTCCTGCTACCTCACCGAGCTCGACGACCTCGTCGACAGCCGGGACGCGGTCGCCCGGGCGGTCGGGCCCTGGCAGCAGACGGTCGAGGCCGCCGTGATGGACACCGCCGACGACGTCGCGTACGCGATCCACGACCTGGAGGACTTCCACCGCGTCGGCGTGCTCGCCCAGCCGGGCGTCGCGGCGGAGCTGGGCGGCTGGCTGCGCGATCGCGGCGGGCTCGCCGCGGCCGACCCGTCCGCGCTCGGGTCGCTGCGCCCCGGCGCCGACCTGGAACGGCTGCGCAGGCGGCTGCACACCAAGGACGCGTGGGCGTTCGACGACGAGGCGTTCGCCGCCGCCGTCGCCGTCGTGCGCGAGGAGCTGGTGGACGGGCTGCTCGCCGTGCCGTTCGACGGGTCGATGGCCGCCGAGCGGGCCGTCGCCGAGTTCTCGGCGCGGTGGACGGCCCGCCTCGTCGCCGGGGTGCGCGTGCTGCCCGAACCGCCGGTGCGCGCCGCTCCCGTCGCCCTCGCCACCGGGCCGTGGCACGAGGTGGCGGTGCTGAAGTTCGTGCACCGCCGGTTCGTGCTGCAGCGTGCCGATCTCGCCTCCCACCAGCGGGGCCAGGCGACGGTGCTGACCGGGCTGGTCGGCGCGCTCGCCGATTGGCTGAGCGGCGACGACGAGGTCCGCCTCCCGCCCCGGCTGCACGACCTCGTTGCGCTCGCCCACGCCGAGTACCGCGGGCTCGCCGCGGACGAGCGGCTCGGGCCCGATCCGGACGTCGACGCCCTGGCCCGCGGGCGGGCGGTGGTCGACTACGTCGCCTCGCTCACCGACGGCCAGGCCGGCGCGCTGCTCGACGTCCTCACCGGCCGCTCCGCGCGGCTATGGGTGGACGCCGTCGCCCTCTAG
- a CDS encoding SDR family oxidoreductase codes for MTDVTADIPQDLAGRAALVTGASRGIGFAIARELLGRGASVTITARKPDELNAAAEQLSSGGDPARVLAVPGNAGSAEAREEAVARTVERFGNLAILVNNTGINPTYGFLMDADLDAVRKTFDTNVVAALGFVQLAYKAWMGEHGGAIVNLASVAGIRSSGVIAAYGASKAALIRLTEELAWQLGPSIRVNAVAPAVVKTKFATALYAQGEEKVSAAYPMKRLGTPEDVAHLVGFLVSDAASWITGETVRVDGGILSTGSLGSA; via the coding sequence ATGACCGACGTCACCGCCGACATCCCACAGGATCTTGCCGGTCGCGCTGCCCTCGTCACGGGCGCGAGTCGCGGCATCGGGTTCGCCATCGCGCGCGAGCTCCTCGGCAGGGGGGCGTCGGTGACGATCACCGCGCGGAAACCGGACGAACTGAACGCGGCGGCCGAGCAGCTCTCGTCGGGCGGCGACCCGGCCCGGGTGCTCGCCGTCCCGGGCAACGCCGGATCCGCCGAGGCGCGCGAGGAGGCCGTCGCCCGCACCGTCGAGCGGTTCGGCAACCTCGCGATCCTGGTCAACAACACGGGGATCAACCCGACCTACGGCTTCCTCATGGACGCCGACCTCGACGCCGTCCGCAAGACGTTCGACACCAACGTCGTCGCGGCGCTCGGGTTCGTGCAGCTGGCCTACAAGGCGTGGATGGGCGAGCACGGCGGCGCGATCGTCAACCTCGCCTCGGTGGCCGGCATCCGCTCCTCCGGCGTGATCGCCGCGTACGGGGCGTCGAAGGCCGCGCTGATCCGGCTCACCGAGGAGCTGGCGTGGCAGCTCGGGCCGTCGATCCGCGTCAACGCCGTGGCGCCCGCCGTCGTGAAGACGAAGTTCGCCACGGCCCTCTACGCCCAGGGCGAGGAGAAGGTCAGCGCCGCCTACCCGATGAAGCGCCTTGGCACGCCCGAGGACGTCGCCCACCTCGTCGGCTTCCTCGTCTCCGACGCGGCGTCGTGGATCACCGGCGAGACCGTCCGTGTGGATGGCGGCATCCTCTCGACCGGCTCCCTCGGCTCGGCCTAG